The following are encoded in a window of Bacteroidia bacterium genomic DNA:
- a CDS encoding TIGR03790 family protein: MNKYYSLLLLLMAFLPGHILAQTNYNDVAVIVNSNSTVSLAIGEYFSQERNIPEKNIIKINVPEKEQISSAEFDDLRQQVEDYITANNLLGDLNYLVTTKGVPLGIARDSSANWGGVPFGYHRASVESELALILGPYAPYIGDSLAIQNPYFQKNEHFTRNKFGVFLVTRLDGYTQQDVFRLVDNGGPSQAVNRDSATFVLDQAPKWNTAGQSYQQLNQRLGQVATVLKANNWETLLNDDTVFVTGQRNVLGYASWGSNDQDAHAVTTWARPGNIWAKGSIAETYVSTSGRSFESSNTIGWQSRIADLVEEGVSAVKGYVYEPFSFALADVSVLFSRYTDEDADEPYNMAESFGMASAVLSWMDVVIGDPKTSLQLKEPSAVAKSGAGPSFRIYPNPAVNEVNIIYPASQPIHVMVQDLMGRRVLQRWIDGGEDYLTLDVSGLSAGTYLVTLNLENTSLRQKLVVR; this comes from the coding sequence ATGAATAAATACTACTCGCTGCTTCTGCTTCTTATGGCTTTTCTGCCCGGCCACATATTGGCCCAAACCAATTATAATGACGTGGCCGTGATCGTAAACTCCAACAGCACAGTTTCTCTTGCTATCGGAGAATATTTCAGCCAGGAAAGAAATATTCCTGAGAAGAACATTATTAAGATAAATGTTCCTGAAAAAGAGCAAATTTCTTCTGCGGAGTTTGATGATCTTCGTCAGCAGGTGGAGGATTATATCACTGCAAATAACCTCCTGGGCGATCTGAATTATCTTGTAACTACTAAAGGTGTCCCGCTGGGTATTGCCAGGGACTCGTCTGCAAACTGGGGCGGTGTTCCTTTCGGCTACCACAGGGCATCAGTAGAGAGCGAATTAGCTTTGATTCTCGGCCCTTACGCTCCCTATATCGGAGACTCCCTGGCCATCCAAAATCCATATTTTCAGAAGAATGAGCATTTTACACGCAACAAATTTGGTGTATTCCTCGTAACGCGCCTGGATGGGTACACGCAGCAGGACGTTTTTAGGCTTGTAGATAATGGAGGCCCCAGCCAGGCCGTGAACCGCGATTCGGCAACCTTTGTACTTGATCAGGCGCCAAAGTGGAATACGGCAGGCCAATCCTACCAGCAGTTGAACCAGCGACTTGGCCAGGTGGCAACTGTATTGAAAGCGAATAATTGGGAAACCTTGCTGAATGACGATACCGTTTTCGTAACCGGACAGAGAAATGTGCTTGGATATGCAAGCTGGGGAAGCAATGATCAGGATGCCCATGCAGTAACTACCTGGGCCAGGCCCGGGAATATCTGGGCAAAAGGCTCTATAGCAGAAACCTATGTTTCTACCAGCGGGCGCAGCTTTGAGAGCAGCAATACGATCGGCTGGCAATCCCGCATTGCTGATCTGGTGGAAGAGGGCGTGAGTGCCGTGAAAGGTTATGTATATGAACCCTTTTCATTCGCGCTGGCCGATGTTTCTGTGCTCTTCAGCCGGTATACTGATGAAGATGCAGATGAGCCATACAATATGGCAGAATCTTTCGGAATGGCTTCTGCAGTACTCTCCTGGATGGATGTGGTGATAGGCGATCCGAAAACTTCCCTACAGTTGAAAGAACCTTCCGCTGTCGCAAAGAGCGGGGCAGGACCAAGCTTTCGGATTTACCCGAATCCGGCAGTTAACGAGGTAAATATTATTTACCCGGCCTCTCAGCCAATACATGTAATGGTTCAGGATCTTATGGGAAGGCGCGTTCTGCAAAGGTGGATAGACGGAGGTGAAGATTATTTGACTCTTGACGTTTCAGGCCTCAGTGCCGGAACTTATTTAGTAACTTTAAATTTAGAAAATACCTCTCTTCGGCAGAAATTGGTTGTCAGGTAA
- a CDS encoding FKBP-type peptidyl-prolyl cis-trans isomerase yields MRNEVDSLSYALGVNIGANLAEQKIDSFNFDLFAEAFKAAYLKDSLRLPSAEADMFLQAYFMEKSPDQNQTQNTESMNQNTAEGKKFLSENRKKEGVTETSSGLQYEVLKEGTGAQPGATDQVTVHYEGRLLSGKKFDSSYDRGQPATFGLNQVIPGWTEGVQLMKEGSKYRFYIPPGLAYGSRGAGESIPPNSTLIFDVELIKVGN; encoded by the coding sequence ATGCGAAACGAGGTTGACAGCCTGAGCTATGCACTGGGGGTGAACATCGGGGCGAATCTTGCGGAGCAGAAAATTGACAGCTTCAATTTCGATCTTTTTGCTGAAGCTTTTAAAGCGGCTTACCTTAAAGATTCATTGCGTTTGCCCAGCGCAGAAGCAGATATGTTTTTGCAGGCATATTTTATGGAAAAATCACCGGATCAAAACCAAACTCAAAATACAGAAAGCATGAATCAGAACACAGCAGAGGGGAAAAAATTTCTTAGTGAAAACAGGAAGAAAGAAGGAGTAACCGAAACATCCAGCGGACTTCAGTATGAGGTGCTCAAGGAAGGAACGGGGGCACAACCGGGTGCTACCGATCAGGTTACCGTGCATTATGAGGGAAGGTTGCTCAGCGGGAAGAAATTCGACAGTTCCTATGACCGCGGCCAGCCCGCTACCTTTGGACTAAACCAGGTAATCCCCGGATGGACTGAAGGTGTGCAATTGATGAAGGAAGGATCGAAATACCGTTTTTATATTCCACCCGGTCTGGCTTATGGCTCAAGGGGGGCCGGAGAATCCATTCCACCCAACAGCACCCTGATCTTTGATGTCGAACTTATTAAAGTGGGTAATTGA
- a CDS encoding 3-hydroxybutyryl-CoA dehydrogenase: MKKIAVIGAGTMGNGIAHVFASNGYEVILNDLYQDFLNRALSTITKNLDRQVSKERITEEDKQRTLANISISTDLAVAMKDADLIIEAATENEKLKLDIFRKLNEFASRDSILATNTSSISITKIAAVTDRPEKVVGMHFMNPVPVMKLVEVIKGYSTSDETGDRVMELARELGKVPVEVNDYPGFVANRILMPMINEAIYTLFQGVAGVKEIDTVMKLGMAHPMGPLQLADFIGLDVCLSILTVLQNEFGNMKFAPCPLLIKMVTAGHHGVKSGSGFYDYSHEGKDLVIAKQFRKQVLFPTGA; encoded by the coding sequence ATGAAAAAAATAGCAGTAATCGGTGCAGGAACAATGGGAAACGGGATTGCGCATGTCTTTGCATCCAATGGCTATGAGGTGATACTGAATGACCTGTACCAGGATTTTTTAAACAGGGCGCTCAGCACTATTACCAAAAATCTTGACCGGCAGGTGAGCAAGGAGCGCATTACGGAAGAAGATAAACAACGAACGCTGGCCAACATCAGCATCTCTACAGATTTGGCGGTTGCGATGAAAGATGCTGACCTTATTATAGAAGCAGCTACCGAAAACGAAAAGCTGAAGCTGGACATATTCAGGAAGCTCAATGAATTTGCGAGCCGCGACTCCATCCTGGCAACCAATACTTCCTCAATTTCCATAACAAAAATTGCAGCAGTGACTGACCGGCCTGAGAAGGTGGTAGGAATGCACTTTATGAATCCCGTACCGGTAATGAAACTGGTGGAGGTGATTAAAGGATATTCAACCAGCGATGAAACTGGCGACCGGGTTATGGAACTGGCGCGTGAACTGGGAAAAGTACCGGTAGAGGTAAATGACTATCCCGGTTTTGTAGCCAATCGCATCCTGATGCCGATGATCAATGAAGCTATTTACACGCTTTTTCAGGGTGTAGCTGGTGTAAAGGAAATTGATACGGTAATGAAGCTTGGAATGGCGCACCCGATGGGACCGCTTCAACTTGCTGACTTTATTGGCCTCGATGTCTGCCTCTCCATTCTCACGGTGCTGCAAAATGAGTTCGGCAACATGAAATTTGCGCCTTGCCCATTGCTGATTAAAATGGTAACAGCAGGACATCATGGCGTAAAATCCGGATCAGGATTTTATGACTATTCCCATGAAGGGAAAGACCTGGTCATCGCCAAGCAATTTCGCAAGCAAGTGCTTTTCCCCACAGGAGCATAA
- the sufB gene encoding Fe-S cluster assembly protein SufB — protein MSSDQELLEKVTGSEYKYGFVSNIDQDFAPKGLNEDIVRFISAKKGEPEWMTNWRLKAFGQWKKMKDPMWAKVTHPPIDFQDLHYYAAPSKKKKLKSLDEVDPEILETFKKLGIPLDEQKALAGVAVDAVLDSVSIATTFKGKLKEMGVIFCSMSEAVRDYPELVRKYLGTVVPANDNFYASLNSAVFSDGSFVYVPKGVRCPMELSTYFRINASNTGQFERTLIIADEGSYVSYLEGCTAPMRDENQLHAAVVELIAHKDAEIKYSTVQNWYPGNKEGKGGIYNFVTKRGICMGDNSKISWTQVETGSAITWKYPSVILKGDYSVGEFYSVALTNNHQQADTGTKMTHVGKNTKSIIISKGISAGRSSNSYRGLVKVLPRAENARNFSQCDSMLLGDKCGAHTFPYLEIANKSAHIEHEATTSKIGEDILFYCNQRGIDTEEAVALIVNGYCKEVINQLPMEFAVEAQKLLAISLEGSVG, from the coding sequence ATGAGTTCCGACCAGGAATTACTTGAAAAAGTTACAGGCAGTGAGTATAAGTACGGGTTCGTATCGAACATAGATCAGGATTTTGCTCCGAAAGGCTTGAATGAAGATATTGTACGGTTTATTTCTGCAAAAAAGGGAGAGCCGGAGTGGATGACGAATTGGCGGCTGAAAGCCTTTGGCCAATGGAAAAAAATGAAGGACCCGATGTGGGCCAAAGTCACTCATCCACCCATTGATTTTCAGGACCTGCATTATTACGCAGCTCCCAGCAAAAAGAAGAAGCTGAAGAGCCTGGATGAAGTGGACCCGGAGATCCTCGAAACGTTCAAAAAGCTTGGAATCCCGCTGGACGAGCAAAAAGCGCTGGCTGGTGTGGCTGTGGATGCTGTGCTGGACAGTGTGTCCATCGCGACAACATTTAAAGGCAAGCTTAAGGAAATGGGCGTGATATTCTGTTCCATGAGCGAGGCAGTTCGCGATTATCCTGAACTGGTGCGTAAATATCTTGGAACGGTAGTACCGGCCAATGATAATTTTTACGCCAGCCTCAATTCAGCAGTATTCAGCGATGGTTCTTTTGTATACGTTCCCAAAGGCGTTCGCTGCCCTATGGAATTGAGCACCTATTTCCGCATCAACGCCAGTAATACCGGGCAATTCGAACGGACCCTGATCATTGCGGATGAGGGTAGCTACGTCAGCTATCTTGAAGGTTGCACCGCTCCGATGCGCGATGAGAATCAGCTTCATGCAGCAGTGGTTGAGTTGATCGCGCACAAAGACGCGGAGATCAAATACAGTACGGTTCAAAACTGGTATCCGGGTAATAAGGAGGGCAAGGGTGGCATCTATAATTTTGTTACCAAGCGCGGAATCTGCATGGGAGATAACAGTAAGATAAGCTGGACACAAGTGGAAACGGGCAGCGCCATTACCTGGAAATATCCCAGCGTCATCCTGAAAGGCGATTATTCGGTTGGAGAGTTTTATTCTGTGGCATTGACCAATAACCACCAGCAGGCTGATACAGGAACCAAGATGACGCACGTGGGCAAGAATACCAAAAGCATCATCATATCGAAAGGCATATCTGCAGGCAGAAGCAGCAACAGTTATCGTGGATTGGTAAAGGTGCTTCCAAGAGCGGAAAATGCCCGCAATTTCAGCCAGTGCGACAGTATGCTTCTGGGCGATAAATGTGGGGCACATACTTTTCCTTATCTGGAGATTGCCAATAAATCAGCCCACATAGAGCACGAAGCAACCACCTCTAAAATTGGGGAGGACATCCTGTTTTACTGTAACCAGCGAGGAATTGATACCGAAGAGGCAGTAGCATTAATCGTAAATGGGTATTGCAAGGAGGTGATCAACCAGCTCCCGATGGAGTTTGCCGTTGAAGCACAAAAACTATTGGCTATCAGCCTGGAAGGTTCAGTAGGATAA
- the sufC gene encoding Fe-S cluster assembly ATPase SufC, with amino-acid sequence MIKIKNLHAKVEDKEILKGLDLEIRPGEIHAVMGPNGSGKSTLAAVLAGNENFEVTQGSVEFAGKDLLEMSAEERAREGVFLAFQYPVEIPGVSVTNFLKTAVNAVRKHKGQEPMDAMQFLKRMKEKMKLVEMDEKMMKRSLNEGFSGGEKKRNEIFQMAMLEPVLGVLDETDSGLDIDALRVVANGVNKLRTEKNAFLIITHYQRLLNYITPDFVHVLFDGKIVKSGGKELALELEEHGYDWIRNEVAA; translated from the coding sequence ATGATCAAAATAAAAAATCTACACGCTAAAGTTGAGGATAAAGAAATTCTCAAAGGCCTCGATCTGGAGATCAGGCCGGGCGAAATACATGCGGTAATGGGACCGAATGGTTCCGGCAAAAGCACGTTGGCTGCCGTGCTCGCGGGCAACGAGAATTTTGAAGTCACCCAGGGATCTGTGGAATTTGCAGGCAAAGACCTGCTGGAAATGAGCGCAGAAGAACGGGCACGTGAAGGAGTATTCCTTGCATTCCAATATCCTGTAGAAATTCCCGGTGTCAGCGTTACTAATTTCCTCAAAACGGCTGTAAACGCAGTGCGCAAGCATAAAGGACAAGAGCCGATGGATGCCATGCAATTCCTTAAAAGAATGAAGGAAAAAATGAAGCTGGTAGAAATGGATGAGAAAATGATGAAGCGCTCGCTGAATGAAGGCTTTTCAGGTGGCGAGAAAAAGCGCAATGAAATATTTCAGATGGCCATGCTGGAACCTGTTTTAGGGGTATTAGATGAAACAGATTCAGGACTGGATATAGATGCCCTGCGCGTGGTGGCCAATGGGGTAAACAAACTCAGAACAGAGAAGAATGCATTTTTAATTATCACCCATTATCAGCGATTGCTCAACTATATCACCCCGGATTTTGTGCATGTGCTTTTTGATGGGAAGATCGTGAAATCAGGCGGGAAAGAATTGGCACTGGAGCTTGAAGAGCATGGCTATGACTGGATCAGGAATGAAGTTGCAGCCTAA
- the sufD gene encoding Fe-S cluster assembly protein SufD has protein sequence MINTEEKTGLKERLVARFYDLEKQLNGQARTHIHSLRRSALKRFEAIGFPNPRQEEWKYTNLRTLLEQDFQPVTAVHDEDITLEDIREFFIPEADADRLVFLNGWFSPKLSVIKDTAHVTVKPLSDAAEENPERIEEHFKAGSEGNEAFILLNTAYAIEGAYIHVPDGKNIEKPVHLLYINSHEDGPALAQPRTIIKVGGNSQVTLVESFHSITPQQACTNIFTEFDMAEGANVDYYKIQHENESSYHIGTTKVHQERNSTFASNTITLGGRLTRNNIDIKLNGEGCNSRFFGLFITRDKQHVDNHSLVTHASPGCFSNQLYKGVLFDRSVGVFDGRIIVEPAAQKTNAFQSNKNILMSDAASINSKPQLEIYADDVKCSHGATMGQQDEDAVFYLQTRGIDRLQAKALLNLAFVNDIVEQVKIASLKDRINEWVHERLDQPKSEL, from the coding sequence ATGATAAATACTGAAGAAAAAACAGGACTGAAGGAGCGGTTGGTGGCCAGGTTTTATGACCTGGAAAAACAACTGAATGGCCAGGCACGCACACATATCCATAGTTTGCGGAGATCTGCACTAAAAAGATTTGAGGCCATTGGATTTCCAAACCCCCGGCAGGAAGAATGGAAATATACCAATCTGCGCACACTTCTGGAGCAGGATTTTCAGCCTGTTACTGCAGTACACGATGAGGATATTACCCTGGAGGATATCCGGGAATTTTTCATCCCTGAAGCGGATGCTGACCGGCTGGTATTCCTAAATGGTTGGTTTTCTCCAAAACTTTCGGTTATAAAAGATACAGCGCACGTTACCGTAAAACCTTTGTCAGATGCGGCAGAAGAGAATCCGGAGCGAATTGAGGAACACTTCAAAGCCGGATCTGAAGGGAATGAAGCTTTTATCCTCCTGAATACGGCCTATGCGATAGAAGGAGCCTACATCCATGTACCGGACGGAAAGAATATTGAAAAGCCGGTACATCTGCTATACATTAACAGCCATGAGGATGGTCCGGCACTTGCCCAGCCACGAACCATTATCAAGGTAGGCGGCAATAGCCAGGTAACCTTGGTAGAGAGCTTTCACTCTATTACACCGCAGCAGGCGTGTACCAATATTTTTACAGAATTTGATATGGCAGAGGGGGCTAACGTAGACTATTACAAGATACAGCACGAGAATGAAAGCTCCTATCATATCGGGACGACAAAAGTTCACCAGGAAAGAAACAGCACTTTTGCTTCTAACACCATCACCCTGGGGGGAAGGCTGACGCGAAACAATATTGATATTAAACTGAATGGCGAAGGATGCAATTCCAGGTTCTTTGGATTATTTATAACCAGAGATAAACAGCACGTAGATAATCACAGCCTAGTAACCCATGCGAGTCCGGGCTGTTTCAGCAATCAGTTGTATAAAGGTGTGTTGTTTGACAGGAGCGTTGGTGTTTTTGATGGGCGAATCATTGTGGAACCCGCTGCACAAAAAACAAATGCATTTCAGAGCAACAAGAATATTTTGATGAGTGATGCAGCCAGCATCAATTCCAAACCCCAGTTGGAGATCTATGCAGATGATGTAAAATGTTCACATGGAGCGACAATGGGCCAGCAGGATGAGGATGCGGTATTCTATCTGCAGACACGGGGAATTGATAGATTGCAGGCAAAGGCATTATTGAATCTGGCATTTGTGAATGATATTGTTGAACAGGTGAAAATTGCATCGTTGAAGGATCGAATTAATGAGTGGGTGCATGAAAGGCTCGATCAACCGAAATCTGAGCTATAA
- a CDS encoding cysteine desulfurase produces MKAVATEVINIQEIRKNFPILSQQVYGNPLVYLDNAATSQKPQQVLEAIRKYYSEYNSNIHRGVHYLSEKATNEYENARSYIADFINAKPQEINFLRGTTEAVNLVAQAWGRENIKAGDEIIISTMEHHSNIVPWQMLCEQKQAHLKIIPVNDAGELDMEAFHKLLNERTRLVSVVYISNALGTINPVEEIIEAAHALDVPVMIDGAQAIPHMAVDVKKLDCDFFAFSGHKAYGPTGIGVLYGKQALLEKMQPYQGGGEMIQSVTFEKTTYNELPYKFEAGTPNICGGIAMAEALRYIRQIGYDSIGTHEQELLEYGHQRLGEIEGMRFIGTAARKAGAISFLVDKIHPYDIGVVLDKLGIAIRTGHHCTQPLMKRFDIAGTCRASFAMYNTKEEIDALVAGVKRAVEMLR; encoded by the coding sequence ATGAAGGCGGTAGCAACTGAAGTCATTAATATCCAGGAGATTCGTAAAAATTTTCCAATACTGAGCCAACAGGTATATGGCAATCCGCTAGTTTATCTGGATAATGCGGCTACCTCTCAGAAGCCACAACAAGTACTGGAAGCCATTCGGAAATATTATTCGGAGTACAACAGTAACATTCATCGCGGTGTACATTATCTGAGTGAAAAAGCCACCAACGAGTATGAGAACGCCCGAAGCTATATCGCTGATTTTATCAATGCTAAGCCGCAGGAAATTAATTTTTTACGAGGAACGACTGAGGCTGTGAATCTGGTGGCCCAGGCCTGGGGTCGTGAAAATATAAAAGCCGGGGATGAGATCATTATCTCCACAATGGAGCATCATTCCAACATTGTTCCCTGGCAAATGCTCTGTGAACAGAAGCAGGCACACCTGAAAATTATTCCGGTAAATGATGCAGGGGAGTTGGATATGGAAGCATTCCATAAGCTGCTGAATGAGAGAACCCGGCTAGTGTCAGTTGTATATATTTCCAATGCCCTGGGAACGATCAATCCGGTAGAGGAAATAATAGAAGCAGCCCATGCTCTGGATGTGCCGGTGATGATTGATGGCGCTCAGGCTATTCCCCACATGGCGGTGGATGTGAAGAAACTGGATTGTGACTTTTTCGCATTTTCAGGCCATAAAGCTTATGGTCCTACAGGGATCGGAGTGCTGTATGGAAAGCAGGCCCTGCTTGAGAAAATGCAGCCGTATCAGGGTGGGGGAGAAATGATCCAATCCGTAACTTTTGAGAAAACCACCTACAACGAGTTACCCTATAAGTTTGAGGCAGGAACACCCAACATTTGTGGGGGAATTGCGATGGCGGAGGCGCTACGTTACATCAGGCAAATTGGATATGATAGCATTGGAACCCATGAGCAGGAATTGCTGGAATATGGACATCAGCGGCTCGGAGAGATCGAAGGAATGCGATTTATCGGAACTGCTGCCAGAAAGGCAGGCGCCATTTCATTTCTTGTGGATAAAATCCATCCTTATGATATTGGTGTTGTACTGGATAAACTGGGAATTGCGATCCGTACCGGCCACCATTGTACACAGCCTCTGATGAAGAGGTTTGACATAGCCGGTACTTGCCGGGCTTCATTCGCTATGTATAATACAAAGGAGGAGATTGATGCCCTGGTGGCAGGAGTGAAAAGGGCGGTTGAGATGTTGCGGTGA
- a CDS encoding SufE family protein produces MAGIAQIQEEITEEFQLFDEPMMQYEYIIDLGKKLPEFPEAFKNEAHVVKGCQSTVWLRSYMNNDERIYFEADSNSVITKGIIALLIRVLSGHRPEEVVAAELNFVDKINLRSHLSQQRSNGLNAMIRQMKLDAMAHLTQKTQK; encoded by the coding sequence ATGGCCGGCATTGCTCAAATACAAGAGGAGATCACAGAAGAGTTCCAGCTTTTTGATGAGCCAATGATGCAATATGAATACATCATTGACCTGGGAAAAAAGCTGCCGGAGTTTCCTGAAGCCTTTAAGAACGAAGCGCACGTGGTGAAAGGATGCCAGAGCACTGTCTGGCTTCGCAGCTATATGAACAATGACGAACGCATTTATTTTGAAGCAGATAGCAATTCGGTAATAACCAAAGGCATTATCGCCTTGCTTATCCGCGTGCTTTCAGGCCATCGGCCAGAGGAGGTTGTAGCGGCAGAACTTAATTTTGTGGATAAGATAAATTTGCGTTCGCATCTCAGCCAGCAGCGGTCAAACGGACTTAACGCCATGATTCGGCAGATGAAACTTGATGCCATGGCTCATTTAACTCAGAAAACACAGAAATGA
- a CDS encoding iron-sulfur cluster assembly protein codes for MMKEERLEDKTAAEEVSVRDQVMDVLRTCYDPEIPVDVYELGLIYDIQVKENNHVHVLMTVTAPNCPAIETLPAEIKDKIERIHDVSECDIEITFDPPWDKDMMSDVARLQLGFM; via the coding sequence ATGATGAAAGAAGAAAGACTAGAGGACAAGACAGCAGCAGAGGAGGTTTCTGTACGGGACCAGGTGATGGATGTGCTGAGAACCTGCTACGATCCTGAAATTCCGGTAGACGTTTACGAACTTGGGTTGATCTACGATATCCAGGTGAAGGAGAATAATCATGTACATGTACTGATGACGGTGACGGCTCCCAACTGCCCGGCCATTGAAACGCTCCCTGCGGAAATCAAAGACAAAATTGAGCGCATCCATGATGTAAGCGAGTGCGATATTGAAATCACTTTTGATCCTCCCTGGGACAAAGACATGATGAGCGATGTAGCAAGGCTTCAGCTCGGTTTCATGTAA
- a CDS encoding BrxA/BrxB family bacilliredoxin translates to MYPAELVEPMKLDLTSSGFEDLTSAEEVDNVLEEQEGTVLLVVNSVCGCAAGNARPGVKMSLSQSDKKPERLVTVFAGVDTEATQKAREFLLPYPPSSPSIALFRNGKLVHMLERHQIEGRPAALIAQNLAHAYESYC, encoded by the coding sequence ATGTATCCTGCAGAATTAGTTGAACCGATGAAATTGGACCTGACTTCTTCAGGTTTTGAGGACCTTACCTCAGCAGAAGAAGTGGATAATGTGCTTGAAGAACAAGAGGGAACCGTGTTGCTGGTGGTAAATTCAGTGTGCGGCTGTGCTGCCGGAAATGCACGTCCCGGTGTTAAAATGTCTCTGTCTCAGAGCGATAAAAAGCCTGAGCGGCTCGTTACCGTTTTTGCGGGAGTGGATACTGAGGCCACCCAGAAGGCGCGCGAATTTCTTTTGCCTTACCCGCCATCCAGTCCCAGCATTGCGCTTTTCAGAAATGGTAAGTTGGTACACATGCTGGAACGCCACCAGATAGAAGGCCGTCCTGCTGCGCTTATCGCACAAAACCTTGCGCATGCCTACGAATCCTATTGCTGA
- a CDS encoding LysM peptidoglycan-binding domain-containing protein: MRTCLILLFNLTVFLNVHSSPPDSLGLKVVNGKEYIIHEVQAAEGYFAISRIYNVPVAAIRDANPDLGEVIPLGAIVFVPVMKNQEKSEAKELLPIGAIEHVVAEEETLYSISRNYKVAVEQLKSWNALSSDTIHLGQRLYLFPEEGRILVPIAMDSADTAIPSIPRAPLIVKGDNDYEEVHGAIQSAAREEKEFQGHYWTRVEENAIAGWIDDGSLISNKFLALHASAPAGTVLQVTNLMNGRSAFVKVVGGLPNSEVNTRVKLTKSLIKKLGVIDEYFRVEIEYGIEK, translated from the coding sequence ATGAGAACCTGCCTGATCTTACTGTTCAACCTGACCGTTTTTTTAAATGTACATAGCTCACCTCCGGATTCGTTGGGCCTGAAGGTGGTCAATGGCAAAGAGTATATTATACATGAGGTGCAGGCTGCGGAGGGTTATTTTGCCATAAGCAGAATCTATAATGTGCCTGTTGCTGCTATTCGCGATGCGAATCCTGATCTGGGTGAAGTCATTCCTTTGGGCGCAATAGTTTTTGTGCCGGTTATGAAGAATCAGGAAAAAAGCGAAGCGAAAGAATTGCTGCCAATAGGCGCGATAGAGCATGTCGTTGCAGAAGAGGAAACGCTGTACAGCATTTCCCGTAATTATAAGGTAGCAGTGGAGCAACTGAAAAGCTGGAATGCACTTTCTTCAGATACGATTCACCTTGGCCAGCGCCTGTACCTCTTTCCTGAAGAAGGACGAATTTTGGTACCAATAGCAATGGATTCAGCCGATACAGCTATACCTTCCATTCCCAGAGCACCTCTGATAGTGAAAGGAGATAATGATTACGAAGAGGTTCACGGTGCTATTCAATCGGCTGCTAGAGAAGAGAAGGAATTTCAGGGTCATTATTGGACCCGTGTGGAGGAAAATGCAATAGCCGGATGGATAGATGATGGCAGCCTGATCAGCAATAAATTCCTTGCACTGCATGCCTCAGCTCCGGCAGGTACGGTACTGCAGGTTACGAATCTCATGAATGGCCGTTCTGCGTTTGTGAAGGTAGTTGGCGGCTTGCCCAATTCGGAAGTAAATACCCGCGTAAAGCTCACTAAGTCCCTTATAAAAAAGCTTGGAGTTATTGATGAATATTTCCGCGTGGAAATAGAATATGGAATTGAAAAATAG
- a CDS encoding DUF4271 domain-containing protein produces the protein MLDSQLFIFLNSIRQIGEATVRNASQPLDGLLFLLFLVLAALFAIVRVTSPDLISGLLRGVSSARHSMMLLNDGRLGLRFSTVALDIIYVSCVALLLFRLVGNQSFERLIWLFLLVVVFYLSRIILIIFFRIIFFPSETTNIHLHEILLFNKSLGLALLPLLAASYFTLFGEAELLAIASVLVVIVFIYRLIRIFSLMRTHYTYGNLYFFFYLCTVEITPYLVVFKGFLQPNLISAEII, from the coding sequence ATGTTGGACTCACAACTATTCATCTTTTTAAATTCAATCAGACAGATTGGTGAAGCCACAGTAAGAAATGCTTCACAACCACTTGATGGTCTTTTGTTTCTGTTATTTTTGGTATTGGCAGCACTTTTCGCAATTGTCCGGGTCACAAGCCCCGACCTCATTTCGGGACTGCTGCGCGGAGTAAGCAGCGCACGACATTCGATGATGCTGCTTAATGATGGACGGCTGGGTTTGAGGTTCAGCACCGTTGCGCTGGATATTATTTACGTATCCTGCGTAGCGCTCCTGCTTTTCCGGTTGGTAGGTAACCAGTCTTTTGAAAGGTTGATCTGGCTTTTTCTCCTGGTGGTGGTATTCTACCTGTCAAGGATTATCCTGATTATATTTTTCCGGATTATATTTTTTCCCTCTGAAACCACGAACATTCATCTTCATGAAATTTTGTTGTTTAACAAGAGCCTTGGTTTGGCTTTGCTGCCGTTGTTGGCCGCTTCATATTTTACCCTTTTCGGGGAGGCGGAACTACTGGCTATTGCCTCAGTTCTTGTTGTAATTGTATTCATTTACAGGTTGATAAGGATTTTCTCCCTGATGCGGACACACTATACTTATGGGAACTTGTACTTCTTTTTCTATCTTTGCACCGTAGAAATCACCCCGTATTTAGTTGTATTTAAAGGATTTCTGCAACCTAACTTGATAAGTGCTGAAATTATATGA